From Paenibacillus graminis, a single genomic window includes:
- a CDS encoding PLP-dependent aminotransferase family protein has product MKKAAAAEQSHPLFRQVYQYMHNRMERGEWKSHDKLPSIRLLAEELNVHRLTVFKAYRALTEDGKVYVKDKSGYYVSPVSSPMREPAEGDGAAISSYLLANPMSDIQRMPVSYQFSQALIDPGLLPNLFLSDYVKKVFDLYPKVMGTYSSVQGDEELRGTLSRHFRERHRLQLSPRELLITSGAQQAINLIAGIVLGPMDAVLVERPTYSVAMDIFRRLGARLVPVEITPEGYDLQQVEELMRRHRPRMFYMNPTHHNPTGYTVPARQRKLLVELAERYRCLLVEDDPFRDMYFAEEPPPPFFAYDTEGWVIYISSFSKYVAPGLRICAIGCRYPFIEQLITAKSLADNGTPILNQKIFLHYYTSPRLQQHLGKLRIALQVHKEIVEEELAATGWEWTPPQGGLNLWVKLPERISVSALFARSMEQSISFVPGEIFDPLGEMKSWLRLSYSFASEGVLREGIRRLAALAREL; this is encoded by the coding sequence ATGAAAAAAGCAGCAGCCGCAGAACAGAGCCATCCTTTATTTCGCCAGGTGTACCAGTACATGCACAACCGGATGGAGCGCGGGGAGTGGAAGTCCCATGACAAGCTGCCGTCCATCCGGCTGCTGGCCGAGGAGCTGAACGTTCACAGGCTAACGGTGTTCAAGGCTTACCGGGCGCTGACTGAAGACGGCAAAGTGTATGTAAAAGATAAATCCGGTTATTATGTGTCTCCGGTCAGCAGCCCGATGAGGGAGCCGGCGGAAGGGGACGGAGCAGCCATATCCTCCTACTTACTGGCGAATCCCATGTCTGATATTCAGCGGATGCCGGTCAGTTACCAGTTCTCACAGGCGCTCATAGATCCGGGGCTGCTGCCCAACCTGTTCCTGTCCGATTATGTAAAAAAAGTGTTCGACCTCTATCCGAAAGTCATGGGAACATACTCCTCCGTTCAGGGGGATGAGGAGCTGCGCGGGACGCTCAGCCGCCATTTCCGGGAGCGGCACAGGCTGCAGCTGTCGCCGCGCGAGCTGCTGATAACCTCGGGCGCTCAGCAGGCGATCAATCTGATTGCAGGCATTGTGCTGGGACCAATGGATGCGGTGCTGGTGGAGCGGCCTACGTACAGCGTGGCGATGGATATTTTCCGGCGTCTGGGAGCACGGCTGGTGCCGGTGGAAATTACTCCGGAGGGCTATGACCTGCAGCAGGTCGAGGAGCTGATGCGCCGGCACCGGCCGCGGATGTTCTATATGAATCCGACGCATCACAATCCTACCGGGTATACCGTTCCGGCGCGGCAGCGCAAGCTCCTGGTTGAACTGGCAGAGCGCTACCGCTGTCTGCTCGTGGAGGACGATCCGTTCCGCGATATGTATTTCGCGGAGGAGCCGCCTCCGCCGTTTTTTGCCTACGATACGGAAGGCTGGGTAATCTATATCAGCAGCTTCAGCAAATATGTGGCTCCGGGCCTGCGGATCTGTGCCATAGGCTGCCGTTACCCGTTCATAGAGCAGCTGATTACCGCCAAATCGCTGGCGGACAACGGCACGCCGATTTTGAACCAGAAAATCTTTCTGCACTACTACACCTCGCCGCGCCTGCAGCAGCATCTCGGGAAGCTGCGGATCGCGCTCCAGGTGCACAAGGAGATCGTGGAGGAGGAACTGGCCGCCACCGGGTGGGAATGGACGCCTCCGCAGGGCGGGCTGAATCTTTGGGTGAAGCTGCCGGAGCGGATCTCCGTATCTGCGCTGTTTGCGCGCTCTATGGAGCAGTCCATCTCTTTTGTCCCGGGTGAAATTTTTGACCCGCTGGGAGAGATGAAGTCCTGGCTGCGCCTCAGCTACTCCTTCGCCAGCGAAGGCGTGCTGCGCGAAGGAATCCGCCGTCTGGCGGCGCTTGCGCGGGAGCTGTAA
- a CDS encoding YqcI/YcgG family protein — translation MTLLHQYMETGNEELPLEAWKKEACRLFASRMSDRKVRFPCIPATQAFTLGHFRYGFAPDPWDESAGRKLAEIIAEYGKSSRSFGDYSSLIVFFEAEEKVRDVLEYEAVFWDLLSQVSRTDNTPWPGDIPEDPEQAMWEFCYEGERYFVYCGTPAHTARQSRSFPYFMLALTPRWVLDRWNSQPQKAAAVAPQIRARLAAYDTAPAHPELKPYGSEGNLEYRQYYLRDDDTSPAGCPFHRAVQKEK, via the coding sequence ATGACGCTTTTGCATCAATATATGGAAACCGGGAATGAAGAGCTTCCTCTGGAAGCGTGGAAGAAGGAGGCCTGCCGCCTGTTTGCTTCCAGGATGAGTGACCGGAAAGTCCGGTTTCCCTGCATTCCAGCCACACAAGCATTCACGCTGGGCCATTTCCGTTATGGTTTTGCACCTGATCCTTGGGACGAATCAGCAGGGCGGAAGCTGGCGGAGATTATTGCCGAGTATGGTAAATCTTCGCGTTCTTTCGGAGATTACTCATCGCTGATTGTCTTTTTTGAAGCGGAGGAGAAGGTTAGAGATGTCTTGGAATATGAAGCGGTATTCTGGGACTTATTAAGCCAGGTAAGCCGTACGGACAATACGCCATGGCCGGGGGACATTCCGGAAGATCCGGAACAGGCGATGTGGGAGTTCTGTTATGAAGGCGAGCGGTATTTCGTTTACTGTGGCACCCCGGCACATACAGCCCGGCAGAGCCGGAGTTTCCCTTATTTTATGCTGGCTCTGACACCTCGCTGGGTATTGGACCGGTGGAATTCACAACCTCAAAAAGCAGCTGCGGTTGCTCCCCAAATCCGCGCCCGCTTGGCCGCTTACGATACAGCCCCAGCCCATCCGGAATTGAAGCCGTACGGATCGGAGGGGAATCTTGAATACAGGCAGTATTATCTGCGGGACGACGACACTTCACCGGCTGGATGTCCATTCCATCGTGCTGTTCAGAAGGAGAAGTGA